The segment TTTATTCTTCCTGTATTCTTTCTCCACACTTTGCACCACCGATACAACATACTTCACAACTTTTGTGCTTTGCTTGTCGATCTGTTTGTCTAACGAACGATACATTCCCGTTGAATTAATTGAAACACGTTGAAACGTTGGAAGATCGCTGATGTCGCTACTTAATCCCGGTTGTAAACTTGTTTTTGCACTGGGGATATGTATCCAGCCAACAGGTACGGGAAATCCTGTAGCAATTAAAGTGGCAGCTGTGCCAAGCCCCACCACACTTATGGCAGTGCCAATCAAATTTTCTTTACGGCCAATAAATTTCACCCGCACAACTTTAATGTTGCAGTTGCTGGTTGTTGCGCCGGTATTAAGCGCCAGTTTAAACGGATGATCTTCGGTGTTATATACCTCGGTGAACTTTTTCATCTTTTGCAGCAAAGCCTGTTTGTATTCGTATTGCTGAACAATGCTCAGATCAAGTTCAAGATGCAGCGTGTCGAACGTGGCTGCAGGTTTCAACAGCAATTTTGGCTGGCTGCAGGAGCTGGTTAGTAACAAAATGAGACAGAAAAAGATGACAAAACTGGTAAGCCTTTGCATGAATCATGTGTTTTCAGACGGTAAAATAAGAAAACAGCGGAAAAACTGTCAAGAACTTTTCAGGTTCAGTTTTTGTTATCTTTTTGTCTTCCCTCCCCGCATGAAAAACAGTATTGGATTTTGAAGTAAATTGTATAGTTATGATTGGACACTTTTTTTCGAAATATGATCCATCTGAAAACAGTAAGTCGAAGTTTGAACAGTTGCTTGATCTGTTCACACAATTGCTTACTTATACCAGTGGTGATGTAACTGAAGCAATGGATTGGTTGAATCAGCTCGACCGCAAATTCCAACTCACGAATGATGAGTATGGCATGGGTGATTTTATTGAGGAACTGAAAGAAAAAGGTTATCTCGATGAAAATCCTGTAACCGGTCAGTTTAACATCACCTCAAAAACGGAACAGACCATTCGCAAACAATCGCTTGAAGAAATATTCGGTAAGCTCAAGAAAACCAAACAGGGCAATCATCAAACATTTAAACCGGGTATGGGTGATGAGATCAATCCTGAAACAAGACCATTCCAGTTTGGTGATACGTTGGAACAGATCGATTTTACCAATTCCATCCGTAATGCGCAAATCAATCATGGCATCGATAGTTTTATGATGCGTGAAGATGATCTGGAGATACGTGAAACCGATTTCAAAACACAAACATCCACGGTGTTGATGATCGATATTTCACACTCCATGATCTTGTATGGTGAAGACCGTATTACACCTGCAAAGAAAGTGGCGATGGCATTGAGTGAACTCATTCAAACAAAATACCCGAAGGATACGTTAGATATTGTGGTGTTTGGTAATGATGCATGGACGATTGAGGTAAAAGATCTTCCGTACTTACAAGTTGGTCCTTATCACACCAATACTGTTGCAGGTTTGGAACTGGCGATGGAAATTTTGCGCAGAAGAAAAAATCCCAACAAGCAGATCTTCATGATCACAGATGGTAAACCCACTTGTTTGAAGATCGGTAAGAAATATTACAAGAACAGTTTTGGCTTAGATCGGAAAGTGGTGAACCGTTGTATCAATCTTGCAGCGCAATGTAAAAAACTCAAGATACCCATCACTACGTTTATGATTGCGACCGATCCTTATCTGCAACGCTTTGTGCAGGAGTTTACCGAAACCAATCATGGTAAAGCGTTCTTTGCATCATTAGATAAATTGGGTGCGTTTATTTTTAAGGATTTTGAAAGCGGCAAGAGAAAGACAGTGTATTAAAATCAGCAAATCATTCTAAAATAGTATAACAAATCATGGTTCAGACTTTAGGCGAATTAAAGAAAAGTGGCTATCAATCGAAAAGCATCAAAGAAGAAGTACGTCAAAACTTAATTTCAAAGCTTCAGCAAAACGAAAATGTATTTCACGGCATATTGGGCTATGAAGATTCAGTGATTCCTGATGTGGAGCGTGCGTTATTATCACGTCACAACATTTTGTTTCTTGGTTTACGTGGACAAGCGAAAACAAGAATGGCACGTTTAATGACTGAGCTACTCGATGAACATATCCCGGTTGTTGCAGGCAGTGAAGTAAATGATGATCCCTTCAATCCTATTTCACATTATGCAAAAGAATTGATTGCAGAAAAGGGAGATGCTACACCAATTGAGTGGATTCATCGTTCACAACGTTATGGTGAAAAACTGGCAACACCTGATGTAAGTGTGGCCGATCTTATTGGCGATATTGATCCAATCAAAGCAGCCAATCTGAAATTAAGTTTCGCTGATGAACGTGTGATCCACTACGGCATCATTCCCCGCAGTAACCGTTCAGTGTTTGTGATCAATGAAATTCCTGATCTGCAGGCACGCATCCAGGTATCATTGTTCAATATTTTAGAAGAAGGTGATGTACAGATACGTGGTTTCAAATTGCGTCTGCCGCTTGATATATTATTTGTGTTTACAGCAAATCCGGAAGATTATACCAACCGTGGTTCAATTGTAACGCCGTTGAAAGATCGTATCGAAAGCCAGATACTTACGCACTATCCCAAAACAATTGAAACGGCGTTGGCTATTACTGAACAGGAAGCAGCTGTGCATCCGGAACAGGCAAAGAAAGTGGACATCAGCGATCTGATGAAACGTATCATTGAACAGGTAGCGTTTGAAGCAAGAGGAAGCGAGTATGTTGACAAGAAGAGCGGCGTAAGCGCAAGGCTTACCATTTCTGCCTATGAAAATGCGGTGAGTACGGCTGAGTTGCGTGCAATTCAGAATAAAGAAAAAAATACACAAGTGTGGATGAGTGATCTCATTGGTGTTATTCCATCTATCACCGGGAAAATTGAATTGGTATACGAAGGTGAGCAGGAAGGTCCATATCAGGTAGCATTTCATTTATTGGACAAAGCAATCCGTACACAGTTTCTTCAATACTTTCCTAACCCTGAACAACTGAAGAAACGTAAACAGGAGGCGACAACAGACAATCCATATAAATCCATCAGTAATTGGTTCGATAAAGGAAACCAGTTAACGTTGTTGATGAATACGAAAGATGAAGAAAAGATCCAACAGTTGTATAGTGTTGATGGTTTGTATCCATTGGTAAAAAAATATTTCAAAGGTGCCAATGAAAAGCAAACAGCATTATTGATGGAGTTTGTTTTGCATGGGTTGTCAGCTTATTCTGTCATCAGTAAAAAAGTAGTGGAAGGAAAAATTGAATTCAGTGATCTGATGGGCAGCATCATCAACCTTAATACAAACAGGGGAGATGAGGAAGAAGATTTTGATGGT is part of the Lacibacter sediminis genome and harbors:
- a CDS encoding vWA domain-containing protein; this encodes MIGHFFSKYDPSENSKSKFEQLLDLFTQLLTYTSGDVTEAMDWLNQLDRKFQLTNDEYGMGDFIEELKEKGYLDENPVTGQFNITSKTEQTIRKQSLEEIFGKLKKTKQGNHQTFKPGMGDEINPETRPFQFGDTLEQIDFTNSIRNAQINHGIDSFMMREDDLEIRETDFKTQTSTVLMIDISHSMILYGEDRITPAKKVAMALSELIQTKYPKDTLDIVVFGNDAWTIEVKDLPYLQVGPYHTNTVAGLELAMEILRRRKNPNKQIFMITDGKPTCLKIGKKYYKNSFGLDRKVVNRCINLAAQCKKLKIPITTFMIATDPYLQRFVQEFTETNHGKAFFASLDKLGAFIFKDFESGKRKTVY
- a CDS encoding magnesium chelatase, with the translated sequence MVQTLGELKKSGYQSKSIKEEVRQNLISKLQQNENVFHGILGYEDSVIPDVERALLSRHNILFLGLRGQAKTRMARLMTELLDEHIPVVAGSEVNDDPFNPISHYAKELIAEKGDATPIEWIHRSQRYGEKLATPDVSVADLIGDIDPIKAANLKLSFADERVIHYGIIPRSNRSVFVINEIPDLQARIQVSLFNILEEGDVQIRGFKLRLPLDILFVFTANPEDYTNRGSIVTPLKDRIESQILTHYPKTIETALAITEQEAAVHPEQAKKVDISDLMKRIIEQVAFEARGSEYVDKKSGVSARLTISAYENAVSTAELRAIQNKEKNTQVWMSDLIGVIPSITGKIELVYEGEQEGPYQVAFHLLDKAIRTQFLQYFPNPEQLKKRKQEATTDNPYKSISNWFDKGNQLTLLMNTKDEEKIQQLYSVDGLYPLVKKYFKGANEKQTALLMEFVLHGLSAYSVISKKVVEGKIEFSDLMGSIINLNTNRGDEEEDFDGEDFN